The following is a genomic window from Anaerolineae bacterium.
GCGGAAGCTGGCGCGGGTAAATTCCGAGATCGAGATTGTGCCTCTGATCGCTGACGTGACGCCGCGCAATGTGGAGGAGCTGATCGCCGGCGCAAGCCTGGTCATGGATGCCACCGACAACCTGGAAACGCGCCTGCTCCTCAATGACGCGTGTCTGAAGGCCGGCACCCCCTGGATTTACGGCGGTGCGGTCGGCTCATCGGGCATTGTCATGAGCATCGTGCCGGGGGAAACGCCTTGCCTGCGGTGCCTGATTGACGAGCCGCCGCCTCCTGGAGCCCTGCCGAGCTGTGATACGGTGGGGGTTTTAAACGCTACCACGGCTACCGTGGCCTCCATTCAGACGGCGGAGGCGCTGAAGCTCTTGACCGGGCACGCGCCGGCCGCCGGCGTGCTGTATCTCGATGTCTGGGAGGGGACGTTTGACCGGATGCCGCTGGAGCGCCGGCCGGACTGTCCCGCTTGCGTGCAGAGGAATTTCGAGTACCTGGCCGGCGCGCGCACCGCCTGGACGACGGTGCTGTGCGGCCGCAATGCGGTGCAGATCGTCCCGCCGGACGAGCGGGGTGTGTCCCTGGAAGAGCTGGCGAACCGGCTTTCGAATGTGGGTCGTGTGATCTACAACGGTTTCCTGCTCAGTCTGGAAGTGGATGGGCGGGAGCTGATCGT
Proteins encoded in this region:
- a CDS encoding ThiF family adenylyltransferase — translated: MPEQHMERYSRQILFQPIGRPGQERLLASRVVVIGQGALGTVIADHLARAGVGHLVLVDRDFVELSNLQRQSLFDEEDARQRLPKAIAAARKLARVNSEIEIVPLIADVTPRNVEELIAGASLVMDATDNLETRLLLNDACLKAGTPWIYGGAVGSSGIVMSIVPGETPCLRCLIDEPPPPGALPSCDTVGVLNATTATVASIQTAEALKLLTGHAPAAGVLYLDVWEGTFDRMPLERRPDCPACVQRNFEYLAGARTAWTTVLCGRNAVQIVPPDERGVSLEELANRLSNVGRVIYNGFLLSLEVDGRELIV